A region from the Nocardioides coralli genome encodes:
- a CDS encoding carboxyl transferase domain-containing protein has product MTRRWTARELLDLVLDPGTFESWDEPIDLAAYDADYRAALEEAAERSGTDESVLTGRGLVRGRPVCVLANEFGFLAGSIGRAAADRITSAVHRATRERLPVLASTASGGTRMQEGTPAFVRMIEISRALMAHRLAGLPYLVHLRHPTTGGVYASWGSLGHVTVAEPGALVGFLGPKVYEALHGRPFRPGVQTAENLAASGVIDGVVPAEELPTLVDLALGVLVDPPTPARLPRRTDTREVGDVAAWDSIEATRAPERAGIRELLAHGATGTVQLRGTDEGERDSTLLVALTRLDGQPCVVVGQDRSRQTPSHAMGPGALREARRGMRLAQELGLPLVAVIDTPGAELSPRAEERAIAGEIARCLARLSSLTVPTVSVLLGQGCGGGALALLPAQRVIATENAWLSPLPPEGASVIVHGDTEHAAEMATRQRVRAADLHADGTVHHVVPEVAGESAADLAVAVAAEIAAQLRDLTAPAP; this is encoded by the coding sequence GTGACGCGCCGCTGGACCGCCCGCGAGCTGCTCGACCTGGTGCTCGACCCGGGCACCTTCGAGTCGTGGGACGAGCCGATCGACCTGGCGGCCTACGACGCGGACTACCGGGCCGCGCTGGAGGAGGCGGCCGAGCGGTCCGGCACCGACGAGTCGGTCCTGACGGGTCGGGGGCTGGTCCGCGGCCGGCCGGTCTGCGTCCTGGCCAACGAGTTCGGCTTCCTGGCCGGGTCCATCGGACGGGCCGCCGCCGACCGCATCACCTCCGCCGTCCACCGCGCGACACGGGAGCGACTGCCGGTGCTGGCGAGCACGGCCTCGGGCGGAACGCGCATGCAGGAGGGCACCCCGGCGTTCGTCCGCATGATCGAGATCTCCCGCGCGCTGATGGCGCACCGGTTGGCCGGGCTGCCCTACCTGGTGCACCTGCGGCACCCCACCACCGGTGGTGTCTACGCCTCGTGGGGGTCACTGGGCCACGTCACCGTCGCCGAACCGGGCGCGCTGGTGGGGTTCCTCGGGCCGAAGGTCTACGAAGCGCTGCACGGCCGGCCGTTCCGCCCCGGGGTGCAGACCGCGGAGAACCTGGCCGCGTCGGGGGTCATCGACGGGGTGGTGCCGGCCGAGGAGCTCCCGACACTGGTCGACCTCGCGCTCGGCGTGCTCGTCGACCCGCCGACGCCGGCCAGGCTGCCCCGGCGTACCGACACCCGCGAGGTGGGGGACGTCGCGGCCTGGGACTCGATCGAGGCGACGCGGGCCCCGGAGCGTGCGGGCATCCGCGAGCTCCTGGCCCACGGCGCCACCGGCACCGTCCAGCTGCGCGGCACCGACGAGGGCGAGCGCGACTCCACGCTGCTGGTGGCGCTGACGCGCCTCGACGGGCAGCCGTGCGTCGTGGTCGGCCAGGACCGCAGCCGCCAGACGCCGAGCCACGCCATGGGTCCCGGCGCGCTCCGTGAGGCCCGGCGCGGGATGCGGCTGGCCCAGGAGCTGGGGCTGCCGCTGGTGGCGGTCATCGACACCCCCGGCGCCGAGCTGTCGCCGCGGGCGGAGGAGCGTGCCATCGCCGGCGAGATCGCCCGCTGCCTGGCGCGGCTGAGCTCGCTGACCGTGCCGACCGTCTCGGTGCTGCTGGGGCAGGGGTGCGGTGGTGGGGCGCTCGCGCTGCTGCCCGCACAGCGGGTGATCGCGACCGAGAACGCGTGGCTCTCGCCGCTGCCGCCCGAGGGTGCGAGCGTGATCGTGCACGGCGACACCGAGCACGCCGCGGAGATGGCCACCCGCCAGCGGGTCCGTGCTGCCGACCTCCACGCCGACGGCACCGTCCACCACGTCGTCCCGGAGGTCGCGGGCGAGTCAGCCGCCGACCTGGCCGTCGCGGTGGCGGCCGAGATCGCCGCACAGCTCCGCGACCTCACCGCGCCGGCGCCGTAG
- a CDS encoding CaiB/BaiF CoA transferase family protein translates to MAPDRGPLADVVVVDLSRALAGPHATQMLGDLGARVIKVEAPGHGDDSRGWGPPFVGEPRQSTYFMSANRNKESIALDLKAEADRTLLLELVDRADVLVENFRTGVLERLGLGVAELQQRNPRLVVLSITGFGHDGPEGGRAGYDQIAQGEAGLMSLTGSGPEDPQKVGVPVADLLAGMYGAYGVVAALHERHRTGRGSVVRTSLLAATVGVHAFQGTRWTVGGQVGRAQGNHHPAIAPYGLFHCRDGAVQIAVGSEGLWRRLCDGFGLDPAADGLATNAERVAHHPQLVATVEAAFADHDAEPLLARLSELGIPAGKVRTLDEVYTWDQVASQGLLVDVEHPTLGTLSLPGPPLRFFDPDGTEVTRRDHAAPPLLDQHADDLRAWLEAPE, encoded by the coding sequence CGGCGACCTCGGGGCCCGCGTCATCAAGGTGGAGGCGCCCGGCCACGGTGACGACAGCCGCGGCTGGGGACCGCCCTTCGTGGGCGAGCCGCGCCAGTCGACGTACTTCATGTCCGCCAACCGCAACAAGGAGTCCATCGCGCTGGACCTCAAGGCGGAGGCGGACCGGACGCTCCTCCTGGAGCTCGTCGACCGCGCCGACGTGCTGGTCGAGAACTTCCGCACCGGTGTGCTGGAGCGGCTGGGGCTGGGCGTGGCGGAGCTGCAGCAGCGGAACCCACGACTGGTCGTGCTGTCGATCACGGGGTTCGGCCACGACGGTCCCGAGGGTGGCCGGGCCGGCTACGACCAGATCGCCCAGGGCGAGGCCGGGCTGATGTCCCTGACCGGCTCCGGACCCGAGGACCCGCAGAAGGTAGGGGTGCCGGTGGCCGACCTGCTCGCCGGGATGTACGGCGCCTACGGCGTCGTCGCCGCGCTGCACGAGCGCCACCGCACCGGTCGCGGCTCGGTCGTCCGGACCTCGCTGCTGGCCGCGACCGTCGGCGTGCACGCGTTCCAGGGCACCCGCTGGACCGTCGGCGGCCAGGTCGGCCGGGCGCAGGGCAACCACCACCCGGCCATCGCGCCCTACGGTCTCTTCCACTGCCGCGACGGAGCCGTCCAGATCGCCGTCGGCAGCGAGGGGCTGTGGCGGCGGCTGTGCGACGGCTTCGGGCTCGACCCGGCCGCCGACGGTCTGGCCACCAACGCCGAGCGGGTGGCGCACCACCCGCAGCTGGTCGCCACGGTCGAGGCGGCCTTCGCCGACCACGACGCCGAGCCGCTGCTCGCGCGGCTCTCCGAGCTCGGCATCCCGGCCGGCAAGGTCCGGACGCTGGACGAGGTCTACACGTGGGACCAGGTGGCGAGCCAGGGGCTGCTCGTCGACGTGGAGCACCCGACCCTCGGCACCCTGTCCCTGCCGGGCCCACCGCTGCGGTTCTTCGACCCCGACGGCACCGAGGTGACCCGGCGCGACCACGCGGCACCCCCGCTGCTCGACCAGCACGCCGACGACCTCCGGGCGTGGCTCGAGGCGCCGGAGTGA